In Eubalaena glacialis isolate mEubGla1 chromosome 3, mEubGla1.1.hap2.+ XY, whole genome shotgun sequence, the following are encoded in one genomic region:
- the MARCKSL1 gene encoding MARCKS-related protein, with protein MGSQSSKAPRGDVTAEEAAGASPAKVNGQENGHVKSNGDLSPKGEGESTPVNGTEEAAGATGDAIEPAPPSQGAEAKGEVPPKETPKKKKKFSFKKPFKLSGLSFKRNRKEGGGDSSASSPTEEEQEQGEIGACSEEGTALEGKAAATPESQEPQAKGAEASAASKGGDTEEAGPQAAEPSTPSGPESGPTPASEQNE; from the exons ATGGGCAGCCAGAGCTCCAAGGCTCCCCGGGGCGACGTGACCGCCGAGGAGGCAGCAGGCGCTTCCCCCGCTAAGGTCAACGGACAG GAGAACGGCCACGTGAAAAGCAATGGAGACTTATCCCCCAAAGGTGAAGGGGAGTCGACCCCCGTGAACGGAACAGAGGAGGCAGCCGGGGCCACTGGCGATGCCATCGAGCCGGCACCCCCTAGCCAGGGCGCTGAGGCCAAGGGGGAGGTCCCCCCCAAGGAGAcccccaagaagaagaagaaattctcttTCAAGAAGCCTTTCAAATTGAGTGGCCTGTCCTTCAAGAGAAAtcggaaggagggagggggtgatTCGTCTGCCTCCTCACCCACAGAGGAAGAGCAGGAGCAGGGGGAGATCGGTGCCTGCAGCGAGGAAGGCACTGCCCTGGAAGGGAAGGCTGCCGCCACCCCTGAGAGCCAGGAGCCCCAGGCCAAAGGGGCAGAGGCTAGCGCTGCCTCCAAGGGAGGAGACACAGAAGAGGCAGGGCCCCAGGCCGCAGAGCCATCCACTCCCTCGGGGCCGGAGAGTGGCCCTACACCAGCGAGCGAGCAGAATGAGTAg